The Sulfurihydrogenibium sp. YO3AOP1 genome has a window encoding:
- the mreC gene encoding rod shape-determining protein MreC, which yields MKRIVNKKLLLIIISLATFFFILSSNFFKSKSLDIVYPVQKGISLINNTLSYIYHFFYEKDFTYHKLKNLEEENQKLKAEILKYKNQISEIEKIYPILDFIKKYQIQNYEIAKVIGISSDNWSDFFFIDKGRKNGIKIGDLVLKDGFLIGVVKNVGDFSSEVLTVSDENFKITVRTRKTQEISFFQGLEKNKGILKYVRPEQDIRIGDIVETTVINSEAAEGVPIGIIRKISPKEGEFFREVEVETFYYPYNLDIVLVVKR from the coding sequence TTGAAAAGGATTGTTAATAAAAAGTTATTATTAATAATCATTTCTCTCGCAACATTCTTCTTCATTCTATCATCAAATTTCTTTAAATCTAAAAGTTTAGATATTGTTTATCCTGTTCAAAAAGGAATTTCTCTTATCAATAATACATTGTCTTACATATATCACTTTTTCTATGAAAAAGACTTTACATATCATAAATTAAAGAATCTTGAAGAAGAAAATCAAAAACTAAAAGCAGAAATATTAAAATATAAAAATCAAATTTCAGAAATAGAGAAAATTTATCCAATTTTAGATTTTATAAAAAAGTATCAAATTCAAAATTATGAAATTGCAAAAGTTATAGGAATATCTTCAGACAACTGGTCTGATTTTTTCTTCATAGATAAAGGCAGAAAAAACGGAATAAAAATAGGTGATTTAGTTTTAAAAGATGGATTTTTGATAGGAGTAGTTAAAAATGTTGGAGATTTTTCTTCAGAGGTTTTAACTGTTTCAGATGAAAACTTTAAAATAACTGTAAGAACGAGGAAAACACAAGAAATTAGCTTTTTCCAAGGTTTAGAAAAAAACAAAGGAATTTTGAAATATGTCCGTCCAGAGCAAGATATAAGAATTGGGGATATTGTAGAAACAACAGTAATTAATTCAGAAGCTGCAGAAGGAGTTCCAATTGGTATTATAAGAAAAATATCTCCTAAGGAAGGAGAGTTTTTTAGAGAAGTAGAAGTTGAAACATTCTATTATCCATACAATTTAGATATTGTGCTGGTAGTCAAAAGATGA
- a CDS encoding rod shape-determining protein, whose protein sequence is MLDKLLGYFSNDIGIDLGTANTLIFVKGKGIVLTEPSIVAIDKTTNKVLAVGKEAKEMIGKTPEHIQVIRPLKDGVIADFDTTQAMLKYFIQKVHTNFPLARLTNPRPRVVVGVPSGITTVEKRAVIDAAKQAGAREVYLIAEPMAAAIGAGLPIDQPGGNMIVDIGGGTSEIAVISLSGLVISSSIRVAGDEMNEAIINYLKRNYHILIGEQTAENIKINLGSAITSDRDEKKMEIRGRDMTGMPRSVIIYGKDIREALEDVIIQIVNAVKSTLEKTPPELAADIVGRGIVLAGGGSLIYGLDKRLMEETNLPVVYCEDPLTAVARGIGKALQNLDLIRRVSMK, encoded by the coding sequence ATGTTAGATAAATTGCTTGGATATTTTTCAAATGATATCGGAATAGATTTAGGTACCGCAAATACATTAATATTTGTTAAAGGTAAAGGTATAGTTTTAACAGAACCTTCTATTGTCGCTATAGATAAAACTACTAACAAAGTATTAGCTGTTGGTAAAGAAGCAAAAGAGATGATAGGCAAAACGCCAGAGCATATACAAGTTATTAGACCATTAAAAGATGGAGTCATTGCAGACTTTGATACTACACAAGCAATGTTAAAGTACTTCATACAAAAAGTTCACACAAATTTTCCATTGGCAAGGTTAACAAATCCAAGACCAAGAGTAGTGGTCGGCGTTCCATCTGGAATTACAACGGTTGAAAAAAGAGCAGTTATAGATGCAGCAAAGCAAGCTGGAGCAAGAGAAGTTTATTTAATTGCAGAACCTATGGCGGCGGCGATCGGCGCTGGTTTACCTATAGACCAGCCGGGTGGCAATATGATTGTAGATATTGGCGGTGGTACTTCTGAAATAGCGGTTATATCTTTATCCGGCTTAGTAATCTCAAGCTCTATTAGAGTTGCCGGTGATGAGATGAATGAAGCTATAATAAACTATCTTAAAAGAAATTACCATATTTTGATAGGTGAGCAAACGGCAGAAAATATAAAAATAAACTTAGGCTCTGCGATAACATCAGACAGAGACGAGAAAAAAATGGAAATACGTGGAAGAGATATGACCGGAATGCCAAGAAGTGTTATAATTTATGGAAAAGATATTAGAGAAGCTTTAGAAGATGTTATTATTCAAATTGTAAATGCGGTTAAATCAACGTTAGAAAAAACTCCACCCGAACTTGCTGCAGATATCGTTGGAAGGGGAATAGTCCTTGCAGGTGGTGGTTCTTTAATATATGGTCTCGATAAAAGATTGATGGAAGAAACAAATCTTCCCGTTGTATACTGTGAAGACCCTCTTACTGCGGTAGCACGCGGAATAGGAAAAGCTTTACAGAACTTAGACCTTATAAGAAGAGTATCGATGAAGTAA
- the thrS gene encoding threonine--tRNA ligase, which translates to MIEIFIEDLNQKFTFNEGITLKDILKNLNGKFKDVVGGKLNGEIIDIHTPINQSGNLKFLKKEDKESLEILRHSLAHIMAQALKEIYGDENVHLGIGPTTEHGFYYDVEIEGKSLTDEDLPQIEEKMKEIIKKGYQIERFELPREEAIKFFENKKEIYKIDIIKHNIPEGEPISLYKQGDFVDLCRGPHLPSTDKAGAFKLISVSGAYWRGKETNPMLQRIYGVAFWSEKELKDYLNMLEEAKKRDHRKIGKDLELFLIDEEIGGGLAIWLPKGAIIRKEIEDAWKKEHLKRGYQLVYTPHVGKEQLWQTSGHLSFYQENMYPRMQIEEEGYYVKPMNCPFHVEIYKSKQRSYKEFPIRLAELGTVYRYERSGALHGLMRVRGFTQDDAHIICREDQVEDEIREVLNLALNTLKSYGFDEFEVYLSTKPEKYVGDDKMWEVAENSLRKAIESTGLDYKIDDGGGAFYGPKIDVKIKDAIGRLWQCSTIQFDFNLPERFDMYYIGEDNQKHRPYMIHRAIFGSIERFIGVLLEHYAGFLPVWLSPVQVKIIPIADKHLEYAETVKQKLLENDIRVELDDRNERMNKKIRDAELQKIPFMLVVGDKEAETGTVAVREKGKQGSQTLSIDEFVSKIKEIISNKHVL; encoded by the coding sequence ATGATTGAAATATTTATAGAAGACTTGAATCAAAAATTTACTTTCAACGAAGGAATTACATTAAAAGATATTTTAAAAAATCTTAATGGAAAATTTAAAGATGTTGTTGGTGGAAAACTAAACGGTGAAATCATTGATATACACACACCAATCAATCAAAGCGGAAATCTAAAATTTCTAAAAAAAGAAGATAAAGAGAGCCTTGAAATACTTAGACACTCCTTAGCCCACATCATGGCACAGGCTTTAAAAGAGATTTACGGAGATGAGAATGTTCATTTAGGTATAGGTCCAACAACGGAGCATGGATTTTATTATGATGTTGAAATAGAAGGAAAAAGCCTTACAGATGAAGACCTTCCACAAATTGAAGAAAAAATGAAAGAAATCATTAAAAAAGGATATCAGATAGAAAGATTTGAGCTTCCAAGAGAAGAAGCTATTAAATTTTTTGAAAATAAAAAGGAAATTTATAAGATAGATATAATAAAGCATAACATACCGGAAGGAGAGCCAATTTCATTATACAAACAGGGCGACTTCGTAGATTTATGCAGAGGTCCACACCTTCCTTCAACCGATAAAGCAGGAGCATTTAAACTGATATCTGTCTCAGGAGCATATTGGAGAGGAAAAGAAACAAACCCAATGCTTCAAAGAATATACGGCGTTGCATTTTGGAGCGAAAAAGAGCTTAAAGATTACTTAAATATGCTTGAAGAGGCTAAAAAAAGAGACCACAGAAAGATCGGAAAAGACCTTGAGCTGTTTTTAATAGATGAAGAGATCGGCGGCGGTCTTGCTATTTGGCTACCTAAGGGTGCAATTATCAGAAAAGAAATAGAGGATGCTTGGAAAAAAGAGCATCTAAAAAGAGGTTATCAACTAGTTTACACTCCTCATGTTGGAAAAGAACAGCTATGGCAAACAAGCGGGCATCTATCTTTCTACCAGGAAAACATGTATCCAAGAATGCAAATAGAAGAAGAAGGATACTATGTAAAACCTATGAACTGTCCTTTCCATGTCGAGATTTATAAATCAAAACAAAGAAGCTACAAAGAGTTTCCAATCAGACTTGCAGAACTTGGAACAGTTTACAGATACGAAAGAAGTGGAGCTTTACATGGACTAATGAGAGTTAGAGGATTTACTCAAGATGATGCACACATCATATGCAGAGAAGACCAAGTTGAAGATGAAATAAGAGAAGTCTTAAACTTGGCGCTAAATACCCTTAAATCTTATGGATTTGATGAGTTTGAAGTATATCTATCAACAAAACCGGAGAAGTACGTTGGCGATGACAAAATGTGGGAGGTCGCAGAAAACTCACTAAGAAAAGCAATAGAAAGTACAGGATTGGACTATAAAATAGATGATGGCGGTGGAGCATTTTACGGACCAAAAATAGATGTTAAAATAAAAGATGCTATCGGCAGATTGTGGCAATGTTCAACTATTCAGTTTGATTTTAATCTTCCGGAGAGATTTGATATGTACTACATAGGTGAAGACAATCAAAAACACAGACCGTACATGATTCATAGAGCAATATTTGGCTCTATAGAAAGGTTTATTGGTGTATTACTTGAGCATTACGCAGGATTTTTACCAGTATGGTTATCTCCAGTTCAAGTTAAGATTATACCAATTGCTGATAAGCACTTAGAATATGCAGAAACTGTAAAACAAAAATTATTAGAAAATGATATCAGAGTAGAATTGGATGATAGAAATGAAAGAATGAATAAAAAAATTAGAGATGCTGAGCTTCAGAAAATACCGTTTATGCTTGTAGTTGGTGATAAAGAAGCTGAAACAGGCACGGTTGCAGTAAGAGAAAAAGGCAAACAGGGAAGCCAAACTTTAAGCATCGATGAGTTTGTGTCGAAAATTAAAGAAATAATTTCTAATAAACATGTACTTTGA
- a CDS encoding CdaR family protein — protein MKINKTIKKLKLALFNNLYLKILSFFVALLMWLNISSYSNAKYQIHGYIDVINIPPDIEVKSVKPEKVSIALEGRKNVLNQSELTNVSIYVDGKRLKEGKNVLPVQVLLPSEKIKVVSIRPENVIIYARKINQNQPEEEIK, from the coding sequence ATGAAGATAAATAAAACCATAAAAAAGCTAAAGTTAGCATTATTTAACAATTTATATTTGAAAATACTATCTTTTTTTGTAGCACTATTAATGTGGCTAAATATTTCGTCATACTCAAATGCAAAATACCAAATTCACGGATATATAGACGTAATAAATATACCACCAGATATTGAAGTAAAAAGTGTTAAACCTGAAAAGGTAAGCATTGCATTAGAAGGAAGGAAAAATGTATTAAACCAATCAGAATTAACAAACGTTTCGATTTATGTCGATGGTAAGAGGTTGAAAGAAGGAAAAAATGTTTTGCCTGTACAAGTGTTGCTACCATCTGAAAAAATTAAAGTAGTTTCGATAAGACCTGAAAATGTTATAATATATGCACGAAAAATTAACCAAAATCAACCTGAAGAGGAGATTAAATGA
- the cdaA gene encoding diadenylate cyclase CdaA, protein MNETEIIQTLLNIRFTDVLDILIVSVIIYYLLKFLAGTRGWQILIGLLILLLFWIVAKIFQFETLGWIFENLWSIGIFIIVVLFQPELRRGLAKLGEKGIFKFLSPSNKKVVDDVIRACLFMSDRKIGSLIVFERTVDLTNYIEGFVRIDAEITPEILITIFTPQTPLHDGAVIIKEKKIAFARAFLPLTVSTDIPENVGTRHRAALGITEETDAIAVVVSEERGEISLAVDGKLHRNLDVLMLRKKLYKLLEIEKPSTFEMLRKKLKKAKYEDK, encoded by the coding sequence TTGAATGAAACAGAAATTATACAAACGCTTTTAAACATAAGATTTACTGATGTATTAGATATTCTTATAGTTTCTGTTATTATTTACTATCTTCTTAAATTTTTGGCCGGAACAAGAGGATGGCAAATACTAATAGGTTTACTCATTCTTTTACTTTTTTGGATTGTAGCAAAAATCTTTCAATTTGAAACCTTAGGGTGGATTTTTGAAAATCTATGGAGTATCGGAATATTTATTATCGTGGTTTTATTCCAACCAGAGTTAAGAAGAGGATTGGCTAAGCTTGGAGAAAAAGGAATATTCAAATTTTTATCACCATCGAATAAAAAAGTTGTTGATGATGTAATTAGGGCATGCTTATTTATGTCAGATAGAAAAATAGGAAGTTTGATCGTATTTGAAAGGACGGTTGATTTGACAAATTATATTGAAGGATTCGTTAGAATAGATGCAGAAATTACACCAGAAATACTTATAACCATATTCACGCCACAGACACCTTTACATGATGGAGCGGTGATAATTAAAGAAAAGAAAATAGCATTTGCAAGGGCATTTTTACCTTTAACCGTATCTACAGATATACCAGAAAACGTTGGTACAAGACATAGAGCAGCATTAGGAATAACCGAAGAGACAGATGCTATTGCAGTCGTAGTATCAGAAGAAAGAGGTGAAATATCTTTAGCAGTTGATGGAAAACTCCATAGAAATTTGGATGTATTAATGCTAAGAAAAAAGTTATACAAACTATTAGAGATAGAAAAACCTTCAACCTTTGAAATGCTAAGAAAAAAACTTAAAAAGGCAAAATATGAAGATAAATAA
- the folP gene encoding dihydropteroate synthase, which yields MKSFPVIKPIDKKFFKIEFKDPYLKPAIIETEEQFKELIQNLIANKRQEEAKELTQQWINLKKEHFKLNYHGKFLNLGVKTAIMGIINVTPDSFSNGSEDYKDINKILKKVEFMLENGADIIDVGGESTRPGAMPISTDEEIERVIPVIQAIRKNLGDRFLLSVDTYKSTVADIAVSEGADIINDISGMTFDDKMADVVTKHDCHIVMNHIKGTPQTWQTQEIYYDDVVYEIIEFFKNQISFGISRGIKPDRFIIDPGIGFGKKVEHNVEIIKRLDEFKILGLPILIGISRKSFLNIILKNLLNRPDTLPKERLSATLGATAYAVLKGAHIVRVHDVKETAEFLTILDTIRGYKIE from the coding sequence ATGAAGAGTTTTCCTGTAATCAAGCCTATAGATAAAAAATTTTTTAAAATTGAATTTAAAGACCCATATTTAAAGCCAGCCATTATTGAGACTGAAGAACAATTTAAAGAGTTAATTCAAAATCTTATAGCAAATAAAAGGCAAGAAGAAGCTAAAGAACTTACTCAGCAGTGGATAAATCTTAAAAAAGAGCATTTTAAACTAAATTATCATGGAAAGTTTTTAAATCTTGGAGTTAAAACCGCCATAATGGGCATAATCAACGTTACTCCTGACTCATTTTCAAATGGTAGTGAGGATTATAAAGATATTAACAAAATCCTTAAAAAAGTAGAATTTATGCTTGAAAATGGAGCAGATATTATAGATGTAGGAGGTGAGTCTACAAGACCGGGAGCTATGCCAATTTCTACAGATGAAGAGATAGAGAGGGTTATTCCAGTAATCCAAGCAATCAGAAAAAATCTCGGAGATAGATTTTTGTTATCAGTTGATACATATAAATCAACTGTTGCTGACATTGCAGTAAGCGAAGGAGCTGATATAATCAACGACATAAGCGGAATGACTTTTGATGATAAAATGGCTGACGTAGTAACTAAGCACGACTGTCATATCGTTATGAATCACATAAAAGGAACGCCGCAAACATGGCAAACACAGGAGATTTACTATGATGATGTTGTTTATGAAATTATAGAATTTTTTAAAAATCAAATTAGCTTTGGAATTTCAAGAGGAATTAAACCAGACAGGTTTATCATAGACCCAGGAATAGGATTTGGGAAAAAAGTCGAGCATAACGTTGAAATTATAAAAAGATTAGATGAGTTTAAAATTCTTGGACTGCCAATTCTGATAGGCATATCAAGAAAATCATTCTTAAATATAATATTAAAAAATCTATTAAATAGACCGGATACTTTGCCGAAAGAAAGATTATCAGCAACTCTTGGAGCAACAGCCTACGCAGTTTTAAAAGGAGCACATATCGTAAGAGTTCATGATGTAAAAGAAACAGCAGAATTTTTAACCATATTAGACACAATCAGAGGATACAAGATTGAATGA
- a CDS encoding cation-transporting P-type ATPase, whose product MHNFSVEQVLSILKTDINGLSQEEAKERLKIYGPNEIEEKEESKLKIFLRQFTSPFIIILMVAGLLAFFLGDLKDGLVVYGLLLINGFIGFYQEIKALASVKALKSLTLPTIRVLRDGKEIEINIKELVPGDIVLLFEGDVIPADIRLIESVGLMVDEAILTGESIPVEKNAGVILNQDAPVHERVNILFKGTTIVRGKAIGVVFATGENTELGKIAKRMQEKPPESPLTKALGDFGKKWIFVLILILTFLVIIGILQGREAKSLVFFAIAQLVSAVPEGLPIVVTIALVVGAIRLSKEKVLVKHLPAVETLGSATYICSDKTGTITVGKLRVEDYVPYDKEKLYLAAALCNDAEIYDGKEKGDPLEISLLYWLEKEGIDWNNLKNKYEKIWEHPFDTKLRLMAVVVKSDVGIELYIKGALESLSTMCESTCPEEVFKNHDKLAEEGLRVLAFGYAKLDKVPESIKDVKINLVGLVGFLDPPKEGVKESVEMAKNAGIKVIMITGDNLLTAKAIAKMVGIFSDGDIAIEGKDLEKYSDEELYQHLKNITVVARATPEDKYRIVKVLQSNKEIVAVTGDGVNDVPALRVADLGVTMGSGSQAAKDAAKMIITDNNLSIIINAVKSGRLITKNISKVIRYLLSTNLFELTYNSLAVLMGLPLPLYATQILWINLVTDGVQDKAYPFTKYEGDPMKEKPKRPEKAFTGKEQFIKVAYNGLIMGISHFFLFKYLLNIYSYEVALTISFTSAVISQWSVGIQEIGEKPFFKNPIEYIKLNPYIYLGIFIGAILQIIAISLIPHYFHAVKLTMNELMYIFIIPFITFIMIELRKWISYLKSGK is encoded by the coding sequence ATGCATAATTTTTCAGTTGAACAAGTTTTATCAATTTTAAAAACAGATATTAATGGTTTATCACAAGAAGAAGCAAAAGAAAGATTAAAGATATATGGACCCAACGAAATAGAAGAAAAAGAAGAAAGTAAGTTAAAGATCTTTCTTAGGCAGTTTACAAGTCCTTTTATAATCATACTTATGGTAGCTGGTTTATTGGCTTTTTTCTTAGGAGACTTAAAAGATGGCTTAGTCGTTTATGGACTTTTGCTTATAAATGGATTTATAGGTTTTTATCAAGAAATAAAAGCCCTTGCTTCAGTAAAAGCGTTGAAAAGCCTAACTTTACCTACTATAAGAGTGTTAAGAGATGGTAAAGAGATTGAAATAAATATAAAAGAATTGGTTCCGGGGGATATAGTTTTACTTTTTGAGGGAGATGTTATACCTGCAGATATTAGATTGATAGAATCGGTTGGTCTCATGGTAGATGAAGCTATTTTAACCGGTGAATCAATTCCTGTTGAAAAAAATGCCGGCGTTATTCTTAATCAAGATGCACCTGTTCATGAGAGAGTAAATATCTTATTCAAAGGAACAACCATAGTTAGGGGAAAAGCTATTGGTGTTGTTTTTGCTACAGGAGAAAACACAGAGCTGGGAAAGATTGCAAAAAGAATGCAAGAGAAGCCGCCAGAAAGTCCATTAACAAAAGCATTGGGAGATTTTGGAAAAAAATGGATATTCGTATTAATCTTAATTTTAACTTTTCTTGTAATTATTGGAATTTTGCAAGGCAGAGAAGCTAAAAGTCTTGTATTTTTTGCAATTGCACAGTTAGTTTCTGCTGTTCCGGAAGGATTGCCAATAGTTGTAACGATTGCCTTGGTTGTTGGTGCTATCAGATTATCAAAAGAGAAAGTTCTTGTAAAACATTTACCAGCAGTTGAAACTCTTGGTAGTGCAACGTATATATGTTCGGATAAAACCGGAACCATAACAGTTGGAAAGCTTAGAGTAGAAGATTATGTGCCTTATGATAAGGAAAAACTTTATTTAGCTGCTGCGTTATGTAATGATGCTGAAATTTATGATGGAAAAGAAAAAGGAGACCCATTAGAAATTTCTTTACTTTACTGGTTAGAAAAGGAAGGGATAGATTGGAATAATTTAAAAAATAAGTATGAAAAAATATGGGAGCATCCTTTTGATACAAAGCTAAGACTTATGGCTGTCGTGGTTAAATCAGATGTGGGTATAGAACTATACATAAAAGGAGCTTTGGAAAGCCTATCTACCATGTGTGAATCTACTTGCCCTGAAGAAGTTTTTAAAAACCATGATAAATTAGCTGAAGAGGGATTGAGGGTTTTAGCTTTTGGATATGCTAAGCTTGATAAAGTTCCAGAAAGCATAAAAGATGTAAAAATAAACTTAGTAGGTCTTGTCGGATTTTTAGACCCACCAAAAGAAGGGGTAAAAGAATCTGTTGAGATGGCAAAAAATGCAGGTATTAAAGTAATTATGATTACAGGAGATAACCTTTTAACTGCCAAAGCGATAGCTAAAATGGTAGGTATATTTTCTGATGGAGATATAGCCATCGAAGGAAAAGACCTTGAAAAATACTCAGATGAAGAGCTTTATCAACATTTAAAAAATATAACAGTAGTAGCAAGAGCTACACCGGAGGATAAATATCGTATAGTAAAAGTTTTACAATCAAATAAAGAAATTGTAGCGGTTACCGGGGATGGAGTTAATGATGTTCCGGCTTTAAGAGTTGCAGACCTGGGAGTCACTATGGGTTCCGGTTCACAGGCAGCCAAAGATGCAGCAAAAATGATTATAACTGACAACAATCTTTCCATTATCATTAACGCAGTAAAAAGCGGAAGGCTTATAACAAAAAATATTTCAAAAGTAATAAGATACTTATTATCAACAAACCTATTTGAACTTACTTATAACTCCTTAGCAGTATTAATGGGTTTACCGCTACCACTATACGCTACTCAAATACTTTGGATCAACTTAGTAACAGATGGCGTTCAAGATAAAGCCTATCCTTTTACAAAGTATGAAGGCGACCCAATGAAGGAAAAACCCAAAAGACCAGAAAAAGCATTCACCGGAAAAGAGCAATTTATAAAGGTTGCTTATAATGGTCTGATAATGGGAATTTCTCATTTCTTTTTGTTCAAATATTTGTTAAATATATATTCTTATGAAGTTGCTTTAACTATAAGTTTTACATCGGCTGTAATTTCTCAATGGTCAGTTGGAATACAAGAAATAGGAGAAAAGCCATTTTTTAAAAATCCTATTGAGTATATAAAGCTAAATCCATACATCTATTTAGGAATCTTTATTGGAGCTATTCTACAAATAATTGCAATTAGCTTAATACCGCACTATTTCCATGCTGTCAAACTTACAATGAATGAATTAATGTATATTTTTATAATCCCTTTTATAACATTTATTATGATAGAGTTAAGAAAATGGATTAGCTATTTAAAGTCAGGCAAATAA
- the ccsB gene encoding c-type cytochrome biogenesis protein CcsB yields the protein MDNVVVFENKNKPSYLEAGLFVGVILALLGLSVFLALSSGKVSNVLVFQIAGFIYGLSALMYIFQFFFKNENIGKVGTLLAFAGWLTQTIGLFIRGLESYNMGIFHPPWTNLYESLMFFPWLAVGLYLYIEREYKTRTIGTFFMPIVAFLVIWGHKFNTDINPLVPALRSYWLYLHVLASFVGYAGFTVAFGASFAYLLKEAQVKNKPVNTYHYVGFILSLILTGIFGYLTLTGAKDIKTMIFGIIFIITLITLIYFAVYVLKPIANKLPSENLLSEIAFKAVAISFPVWTASIMLGGAWANEAWGSYWSWDPKETWALIVWLFFAAYIHGRTIGKWKGETSAWIVVAGFIMLLICYFGVNLYFPGLHSYATE from the coding sequence ATGGATAATGTAGTTGTTTTTGAAAATAAGAATAAACCATCGTATTTAGAAGCAGGTTTATTTGTTGGTGTCATTTTAGCATTATTAGGATTATCTGTTTTCTTAGCTTTATCGTCAGGAAAGGTTAGTAACGTTCTTGTGTTTCAAATTGCCGGCTTTATTTATGGTTTATCAGCATTGATGTATATTTTTCAGTTTTTCTTTAAAAATGAAAATATCGGTAAGGTTGGTACATTACTTGCATTTGCCGGATGGTTAACACAAACAATAGGATTGTTTATAAGAGGTTTAGAATCTTATAATATGGGTATTTTCCATCCACCTTGGACAAACCTTTATGAATCTTTAATGTTTTTCCCGTGGCTTGCAGTTGGACTGTATTTATACATTGAGAGAGAATACAAAACAAGAACTATTGGAACATTTTTCATGCCGATCGTTGCATTTTTGGTTATCTGGGGTCATAAGTTTAATACTGATATAAATCCGTTGGTGCCTGCTTTAAGAAGCTATTGGCTCTACCTTCATGTCCTTGCATCGTTTGTAGGTTATGCAGGTTTTACAGTAGCATTTGGTGCATCTTTTGCTTATCTACTTAAAGAAGCTCAAGTTAAAAACAAACCGGTAAATACGTATCATTATGTAGGATTTATTTTAAGCTTAATCTTAACGGGGATTTTTGGATATCTTACTTTAACCGGTGCTAAGGATATTAAAACAATGATTTTTGGAATTATCTTTATCATCACTCTTATAACTTTAATTTATTTTGCTGTATATGTCCTAAAACCCATAGCCAATAAACTTCCATCTGAAAATTTACTTTCAGAGATTGCTTTTAAAGCAGTTGCTATCTCTTTTCCTGTATGGACTGCATCTATAATGCTTGGCGGTGCATGGGCAAATGAGGCTTGGGGTAGTTATTGGAGCTGGGACCCTAAGGAAACTTGGGCTTTAATAGTTTGGTTATTCTTTGCAGCATACATACACGGAAGAACTATCGGAAAATGGAAAGGTGAGACTTCTGCATGGATAGTGGTAGCAGGCTTTATAATGCTTTTAATCTGTTATTTTGGAGTAAACTTATACTTCCCTGGCTTACATAGTTATGCTACAGAGTAA
- a CDS encoding histidine phosphatase family protein, producing MKHIYLCRHGESEYNAKKIVQGHIDTDLTENGILQAKKLGHFLKDKGIKKVISSDLKRAFKTAQIVAEILEVNHEVDPRIREMHFGTWEGLSYDWIYQNAKEHFDNWLANPVKHPLPKQESIESFEKRLKLFFEDVRNHNEDNILVVGHGGSIQGLLCISMNLSMEHLWKFRHNNTGLSLILSDKNNTNVKFINMAYHLENSLEGGIITL from the coding sequence ATGAAGCATATATATCTTTGCAGACATGGTGAAAGTGAATACAACGCAAAAAAGATAGTTCAAGGACATATAGACACAGATTTAACAGAAAATGGAATATTACAAGCTAAAAAACTTGGTCATTTCTTGAAAGATAAAGGAATAAAAAAAGTAATATCTTCTGATTTAAAAAGAGCCTTCAAAACAGCACAGATTGTAGCAGAAATTTTAGAAGTAAATCATGAAGTTGACCCAAGAATTAGAGAGATGCACTTTGGCACATGGGAAGGCTTAAGTTATGATTGGATTTATCAAAACGCAAAAGAACATTTTGATAACTGGTTAGCAAATCCTGTAAAACATCCTTTGCCAAAGCAAGAAAGCATAGAATCTTTTGAAAAAAGGCTAAAGCTATTTTTTGAAGATGTAAGAAACCACAATGAAGACAATATCTTAGTAGTTGGGCATGGTGGTTCAATACAGGGCTTACTTTGCATATCTATGAATCTTTCCATGGAGCATCTTTGGAAATTTAGACATAATAATACCGGATTATCGCTAATTTTATCTGATAAAAATAACACAAATGTTAAATTCATAAATATGGCTTACCATCTTGAAAATTCTTTAGAAGGTGGTATTATAACTTTATGA